The stretch of DNA AACGCCGAGGCGGACGAGAGCtccgacgaggacgatgacgacgatgaggacgagagCTCCGAAGAGGAGTGATTTGGACGGGAATATTTTCCGTCGTGTATATTTCGATATGTAGTGTAAATTATTACGGTGTATTAGGGCAGtgcatttattttttcagacCAAAacttttattttttgatgaCATGACGATTAGGGTGTCTGTCATTGGGGGCACGGCACTGGTCTTCGATCCGTCTGACTGTGTCATCTTGCGCAAGGAGCACGGCATCGCGGGTGTGCTCACAGGAACTCTTCCCAGCGCCCCGCAGCAGAGCTTGTTGCTGGGTGTTCCTTTGCGGCTATCTGTCGAGGAAGTGCTGTATCTTTACGAGCACGAGGCCGTTGAATTTGTTTCGCCGCTTGGGCCGGGCACTAGTTTGGAAAGCCGCGATGATTCATTTTTTCAGACGCCCGACGCAGCGGAATCAGCTCCGATGCCGGATCAGGAGCTTGTCCTCACAAAGTACGTGTCTGGACAAAGACGGGATCTTGACGAGCTTTATCGGACATACTGCATTTTCAAGACGGTGAAGGAAAAAGGCCATTTTACGCTTCCTGGACTGCGGTTTGGCGGCAAGTTCGTGTCGTATCCCGGCGACCCGCTGCTATACCACTCGCATTTCATCATAAATACCAAAGATTTCTACAGCGACAGGCTGGACCTGGTGCAGCTGGTGAAGGGCGGCCGACTGGCTACCGGGACGAAAAAGATGTGGCTACTGGCCGGAGAAAAGGGTCCTGGGactcgaaaaaaaacggCTTTGCAGGTGTTGAATCGGGAAACCAGAACCGTATGCTTCTCTGTTGAATGGGCTGGTTTCGGATAAATTCATTGTTCATGCGATTATGtagctggaaaaaaaacttaTCGGCCGATTTTGTACGATTTATTTAAAAGACCAACTTTCTTTGGAATATTTGAGTAATTTCGCCATGACAAACAACAAACACACGGCCATCGTGATAGGCGCCGGCATCTCGGGCCTCAAATCGTGTatcgagctcagcaagaACGGAATCGACACGCTGATGCTCGAGGCCCGCGACAGACTTGGAGGACGTCTCCACACCGTCACCACCGAGTCGGGGCTTAAGGTTGATCTGGGAGCATCCTGGTTCCATGATTGTCTGTACAACCCacttttgaagaaatcgtTGGAGAAGGGCAATGTCGAGATCTATTTCGACAACGGCAGGCTGAATGTCCACGATAAGGATATCGGACTTGTCGACGACAACTACAAAATCCGGCCTgttgtcgacgagatgTCCGACTATTTGCAGTACGTGTGTGCCCAGATGGCCCAATCCGACGATATGAGCGTCAAAAACGCCGCGCTTAGATACctcaaggacaaaaagAACACTCTGACTGAGTGCCAGATCAAGCTTGCTccgcagctgctcagaTATTACGAGATGTGGATCGGGTCGTCGTGGAACATGCTGAGTGCGCGGCTCATTGCAGGCGACAACCACCAGGGCCGCGACGCCATGGTGACCAACGGCTACCGCACCGTTtacgacaacgagcttgaggagctgTACGAGATCATGGGCCGTCGCGACTTGGTCGGATCGCAGATTTTGCTGCAGAAGGTGGTGTTCAAGATCGAGTTCAACGACCGCACCAAGGAGATCGCCGTCCACACGAGGGACTACAacggcaagatcgagaCGTTTTTCTGCGAATATCTGGTCTGCTCCGTGCCTTTAAGCGTGCTCCAGTTGGAAGACAAAAAAGAACAGGGCCATATCGAATGGAATCCGCCATTGCCGCTCTCGCTCACTAATAAGCTCCAGGGAATCACGTACTCGCAACTCGGCAAGGTGTTCTTCGAGTTCGATCACGTGTTCTGGCCAACCGACGCCGACAGGTTTTTCTGTATCCCGGAGTTCGACCATGAGATCACCAAGTGCATCGAGGCCAACACGGACACCAAATTCGAGGACCTCAAGCAAGACCCAGTCTTGGAAAACTCGCCTAAACCGTGGACGCAGCCAATCCTGTTCCTCAACGTCTACAGAGGCACCGGAAGACCGGTGTTGCTCGCGCTCACGTCGAGTCCACTAACCAGATACATCGAGTCGCACGAAATCGACGACTTCTGGCCCGTGTTCAGACCGGCGCTCGCCAACATTGCCAACCTGCCGGATTCGTGCATCCCGCGGCCCACCAACGTGGTCACGTCCAACTGGTCGGCCGACCCGTTCGCCAGAGGCTCGTATCTGGGTTGTGCGGTCGGCgacctgatcgacgaggcgatcgacgcgttcaccgaggccaaggacgTTTTCGATGGCAAGGGCAGAGTCAGGTTTGTGGGTGAGGCATTAATTGAGGAAGGAAACGGGTGCGCGCACGGCGCATGGATGACGGCTATCAGGGAAACGGAAAAAATCATCAAGGCAATTAATCGTGGCAAATTATAGATATATATAGATACGCTAATAAAGGTCACTGTACTGTACACTGTTTTACATCTTAATAAGGTCTGAAACCGCCCCTGCCCCTGGCCCGGAACCCTCTGCCTCTACCTCTGAACGCGCCTCTGCCTCTGGGCCCGCCTCGCCCGCGGCCTCTGCCTTTGCTGCCCATTCCTGGCAGATTTGTTCTCTTGGGGctgatcttgagctctcGGCCTCTGAAAAGCGACCTGTTCTTCTCATCGATCGCCTTTTGCACTAGTGCAGGCTCCGAAAACTCAATGTACGCAAACCCTTTCGGGTTGCCTGTATATTTATCTGTGAGGATCGTGATTCTATTGATACTGCCAACGTCCTGGAAATGGCTGTGGAGCTCCTCTGGCGTCGCCGCGTAGTCCACACTGCCCACGTATATCGAGCGCGAGTCGATTGCCTCGCGCTCTGCAAAGTCCAGATGCGAGTCCGCGTCCTCCATCGACACGTTAGGGTCTGCACCCTCCTCGCttatctgctgctggagctcgcGCAATTTCGCAGTCTCCTGCTCCATCTCTTGGACTTTTGCCTTCAATGCCGCCAGCCGTTCCTCCTCCGTCTGCTGTGTGATTTCGCCGCCATTAGATGGCTCATTCTGCGACATGCTTGGCTCAGacatattttttttttttcgataTTTTGACGGTGCAGGGAGTCTTTTGTTAATTCTGTCTATTTAATTAATTAGCAACCTCTTTGTTATCGTGCTTTGCTATATCCCGGCCCCGTGTCAGCCATGTGGGATCTGCTCTCTAGAATATTGATTCTGGGGCTTTTGTTAACCTCAGGGACGTGCAATGACAGCCCCGACGATGACATACCTCCCACTACTACCATTATAGACGTTCTCTCGAGCAACGCCAACTTCAGCAAAATCCTGCTCAGTCTGCAGCGCAGCGACCTGGTCGATtacatcaacgagctggagaatgTCACTTTTCTCGCTCCATTGAATCTAGCCTTCGCCGAGGACAAATTGTACCTGAACCTCTTTAAAAACGACGTCTCACGACATATGATCGATCAGCCAGTGGACGCTAACGACGTGTGCGGTTTGGGAGTGTACCGGACACTGCTTGTCAACACATCGTTGGTGGCCGAAGGCGTTCAGCAGCCAATCCTGCTCGACAATAGAGACGACTTGTTTCTGGCTGATAACGCGATCGTCACCGAGCAGTATGATGTGAGGTCGAGCAACTCGGCTGTTTTTGGCATctcctcgtttttggagccCCACAAGTCTGCGTGTGAGTTTTTCGCA from Ogataea parapolymorpha DL-1 chromosome VI, whole genome shotgun sequence encodes:
- a CDS encoding Polyadenylate-binding protein 2, translating into MSEPSMSQNEPSNGGEITQQTEEERLAALKAKVQEMEQETAKLRELQQQISEEGADPNVSMEDADSHLDFAEREAIDSRSIYVGSVDYAATPEELHSHFQDVGSINRITILTDKYTGNPKGFAYIEFSEPALVQKAIDEKNRSLFRGRELKISPKRTNLPGMGSKGRGRGRGGPRGRGAFRGRGRGFRARGRGGFRPY